The Bernardetia litoralis DSM 6794 genome includes a window with the following:
- a CDS encoding PorP/SprF family type IX secretion system membrane protein, with product MNIGLLKKSLWSLALLTCFVLCFGFSPTASAQDLQFSQFHNAPLYLNPAFAGMHQGGRMTLNYRNQWPSLGVNYITYAGGFDYYFPNIRSSIGIVAKVDEQTTDLMSYKTTDVSLIYAYMIPLSDRLTVQPALQVGYVQKSAGFIGLTYPDQFTNRGLTGLPTAESFARNQLGYVDISTGAVLFGQNFWIGLSANHINSPPDSFIGDNNRLPMKISLHGGYKIDFAGRYDDRAKSITPNFMYKKQGSFQQITIGANGEYSPLLYGLWYRGFPIEQSTNNFPKHDAVVAMMGVKFGGWALAYSYDWSISEVAGAKANTHEISLVYSFGGKDGVDCPNPFSEPRFKGARYR from the coding sequence ATGAATATAGGCTTACTAAAAAAATCTCTTTGGAGTCTTGCTTTACTTACTTGCTTTGTGCTTTGCTTTGGGTTTTCTCCTACTGCTTCTGCACAAGATTTACAATTTTCACAATTTCACAATGCACCTCTTTATCTCAATCCAGCTTTTGCAGGAATGCATCAAGGAGGCAGAATGACACTCAATTATCGCAATCAATGGCCTAGTCTAGGCGTAAATTATATTACTTATGCTGGTGGTTTTGATTATTACTTCCCTAATATTCGCTCTTCTATTGGCATAGTAGCAAAAGTAGATGAACAAACTACAGACCTCATGTCTTATAAAACTACTGATGTATCACTTATTTATGCTTACATGATTCCTCTGAGTGATAGGCTTACAGTTCAACCTGCTTTACAAGTAGGATATGTACAAAAAAGTGCTGGTTTCATTGGACTGACTTATCCAGACCAATTTACTAATAGAGGACTTACAGGATTACCAACTGCTGAGAGTTTTGCTCGTAACCAACTCGGTTATGTAGATATATCAACAGGCGCAGTCTTATTTGGACAAAATTTTTGGATAGGACTTTCTGCTAATCATATTAATAGCCCACCAGATAGTTTTATTGGTGATAATAATCGTTTACCTATGAAAATATCACTTCATGGTGGTTACAAAATAGATTTTGCAGGACGTTATGATGACCGAGCTAAAAGTATTACACCTAATTTTATGTATAAAAAACAAGGTTCTTTTCAACAAATTACTATTGGAGCAAATGGCGAGTACTCACCACTTTTATATGGTCTTTGGTACAGAGGATTTCCTATTGAACAATCAACAAATAATTTCCCAAAACATGATGCTGTTGTGGCCATGATGGGTGTTAAGTTTGGTGGTTGGGCATTAGCTTATAGTTATGACTGGTCTATTTCGGAAGTAGCAGGAGCAAAAGCCAACACTCACGAAATTTCTTTAGTATATAGTTTTGGTGGAAAAGACGGAGTAGATTGTCCAAACCCATTCTCTGAACCTCGTTTTAAAGGCGCACGTTATCGTTAA
- a CDS encoding RNA 2'-phosphotransferase, translated as MDAKKIRKRSKFLSLVLRHQPDLINIKLEKEGWTDSSILLEKINDYRKGEQFTFQELEYIVENNDKKRFGFNADKTKIRANQGHSANVEMNYQPITPPSVLYHGTATKNIKSILENGILKRNRQYVHLSADLETAQKVGARHGKSYIFKIETFKMKEAGIKFYCSENGVWLTDFISKKYLNEK; from the coding sequence ATGGATGCAAAAAAAATCAGAAAAAGGAGTAAATTTTTATCTTTAGTTCTTCGACATCAACCAGATTTGATAAATATTAAATTGGAAAAAGAAGGCTGGACAGACTCAAGTATTTTGCTAGAAAAAATAAATGATTACAGAAAAGGAGAACAATTTACCTTCCAAGAATTAGAATATATTGTTGAAAATAATGATAAAAAACGTTTTGGATTTAATGCAGACAAAACCAAAATTAGAGCTAATCAAGGGCATTCTGCTAATGTAGAAATGAATTATCAACCTATTACGCCTCCATCAGTTTTGTATCACGGAACGGCTACAAAGAATATAAAATCAATCTTAGAGAATGGAATTTTGAAAAGGAATAGACAATATGTTCATCTTTCAGCTGATTTGGAAACAGCTCAAAAAGTAGGTGCAAGACATGGAAAATCTTATATTTTTAAAATAGAAACATTCAAAATGAAAGAAGCAGGAATAAAATTTTATTGTTCAGAAAATGGTGTTTGGCTTACTGATTTTATTTCAAAAAAATATTTGAATGAAAAATAA
- a CDS encoding toxin-antitoxin system YwqK family antitoxin: MTNKKTIYFLAFLILYNLPLAVFGQLSASAQIAENERLKSVNQNGRKVVRTYYDMDNMILKAEYYFIGDDSTNVDGEYKLFHVTGELKSVATFKEGEIQGRAIEYYPNGNEKLVGSYQEGKKDGIFKEYYFEGGLMAEYTCKDDRRNGNAKVYNEKQIVVQEANYQNDHLNGIVKTFYPNGKLKAETPFELDKINGLVEEFYENGQLKRTITFQNHKPNGEEKTFYKNGVLRTMTTYLGGEMSGDFKSYYDNGILELETINIHGKKNGYFRRYTRDSILVQDAMYKNGQLNGDNILYYDNGKLKQEVKYRSGQQLSSKTYKENGNLIKEIDFGKSIKDRKETHYYANGNKEKEIELNNEKKAGQWNYFYPNGEKKAEENYDNNKLHGKRETYFTNGKTHLKEEYAFGHKKGVTKEYSSKGDLVSEIEYKLSKKWGVATYYYSNGKISAEGNFYKDIKNGKWYYYNEDERLTRREIHRKGKVSSAKTYKKGKMRKKSPFKR; encoded by the coding sequence ATGACGAATAAAAAAACAATCTATTTTTTAGCCTTTTTAATTTTATATAATCTTCCTTTGGCAGTTTTTGGACAACTTTCAGCTTCTGCTCAAATAGCTGAAAACGAACGTTTAAAATCTGTTAATCAGAATGGAAGAAAAGTTGTTCGTACTTATTATGATATGGATAATATGATTCTGAAAGCTGAATATTATTTTATTGGAGATGACAGCACAAATGTAGATGGAGAGTACAAACTTTTTCACGTTACAGGCGAATTGAAATCTGTTGCAACCTTTAAAGAAGGCGAAATACAAGGCAGAGCAATTGAATATTATCCAAATGGAAATGAAAAATTAGTTGGCTCATATCAAGAAGGAAAAAAAGATGGAATCTTTAAAGAATACTATTTTGAAGGTGGTTTGATGGCAGAATATACGTGTAAAGATGACAGAAGAAATGGAAATGCAAAAGTATATAATGAAAAACAAATTGTTGTACAAGAAGCAAATTATCAAAATGACCATTTGAATGGAATTGTAAAAACATTTTATCCAAATGGAAAATTAAAAGCAGAAACACCTTTTGAATTAGATAAAATAAATGGTTTGGTAGAAGAGTTTTATGAAAATGGACAACTAAAAAGAACAATTACTTTTCAAAATCACAAACCAAACGGAGAAGAAAAAACATTTTATAAAAATGGAGTTTTGCGTACAATGACAACTTATTTGGGTGGAGAAATGAGTGGTGATTTTAAAAGCTATTATGACAATGGAATTTTGGAATTAGAGACTATAAATATTCATGGAAAAAAGAATGGTTATTTTAGAAGATACACAAGAGATAGCATTTTGGTACAAGACGCAATGTATAAAAATGGTCAATTAAATGGCGATAATATTCTTTATTATGACAATGGAAAACTTAAACAAGAAGTAAAATATCGTTCTGGGCAACAATTATCTTCCAAAACTTATAAAGAAAATGGTAATCTAATAAAAGAAATTGATTTTGGTAAAAGTATAAAAGACAGAAAAGAAACTCATTATTATGCCAATGGAAATAAAGAAAAAGAGATTGAGCTTAATAATGAAAAAAAAGCTGGTCAGTGGAATTATTTTTATCCAAATGGAGAGAAAAAAGCAGAAGAAAATTATGATAATAATAAGCTACATGGCAAACGTGAAACTTATTTTACCAATGGAAAAACACACCTTAAAGAAGAATATGCTTTTGGACATAAAAAAGGGGTTACAAAAGAATATAGCTCAAAAGGAGATTTAGTTTCTGAAATTGAATATAAATTGAGCAAAAAATGGGGTGTTGCTACTTATTATTATTCAAATGGAAAAATTTCGGCAGAAGGAAATTTTTATAAAGACATCAAAAATGGAAAATGGTATTATTATAATGAAGACGAACGATTGACAAGAAGAGAAATTCATAGAAAAGGAAAAGTTTCTTCTGCAAAAACTTATAAAAAAGGAAAAATGCGTAAAAAATCTCCTTTTAAAAGATAG
- a CDS encoding M16 family metallopeptidase, whose translation MLDRTKAPDFQIIKAHKLPEINTQKLKNGISFHQLITKNQPVLGFQIVFEAGRCQENKTGEAAFMAKILLEGTHNHTGKQIADKISFYGASINVDSGNDFTIVSFYTLGKHLEELLPLLKEILQEPTFPQSELDNLKNRSVQNLKIQEERTAYKATVELKKVLFKGHPYSASSSEESIRVVQRQDIIDFYENNIKSNPFEAYLVGDIDANSEKLITDFIESFEVNTDKDGKKLLKNPSNTVTKIYEEIEGSVQTSIRIGRILFDQKHSDFPAFKVMNMILGGYFGSRLMQNIREDKGYTYGISSRNAAMKNGSYFVIGTDVKKEIYQDAVNEIYKEIEKLKNEPVSEEELENVKNYMSGNFLGSLSTAFAVMDKIQDIHVYNLDENYYNDYITKLRKVTIEDVQKMAQKYLVDLSEVCIG comes from the coding sequence ATGCTTGACCGTACAAAAGCTCCTGATTTTCAGATTATTAAAGCACACAAATTACCAGAAATAAATACTCAAAAATTAAAAAATGGTATTTCTTTTCATCAATTAATTACCAAAAATCAGCCTGTTTTGGGTTTTCAAATTGTTTTTGAAGCAGGAAGATGCCAAGAAAATAAAACTGGAGAAGCTGCTTTTATGGCAAAAATTCTTTTAGAAGGAACACATAATCATACAGGAAAACAAATTGCTGATAAAATTTCATTTTATGGTGCTTCTATAAATGTAGATTCAGGAAATGATTTTACAATTGTTTCTTTTTATACATTAGGAAAACATTTGGAAGAACTTTTACCATTATTAAAGGAGATTTTACAAGAGCCTACTTTTCCACAATCTGAATTAGATAATTTAAAGAATCGTTCTGTTCAAAATCTTAAAATTCAAGAAGAAAGAACAGCTTATAAAGCAACCGTAGAACTTAAAAAAGTGCTTTTTAAAGGACATCCTTATTCAGCATCTTCAAGCGAAGAAAGTATTAGAGTAGTTCAAAGACAAGATATAATTGATTTTTATGAAAATAATATAAAATCAAATCCTTTTGAGGCGTATTTGGTGGGTGATATTGATGCAAATTCTGAAAAACTCATAACTGATTTTATTGAAAGTTTTGAAGTGAATACAGATAAAGATGGAAAGAAATTATTAAAAAATCCAAGTAATACAGTTACCAAAATTTATGAAGAAATAGAAGGAAGTGTACAAACATCAATTCGTATTGGAAGAATTCTTTTTGACCAAAAACACTCTGATTTTCCAGCTTTTAAGGTAATGAATATGATTTTGGGTGGTTATTTTGGCTCAAGATTAATGCAAAATATTAGAGAAGACAAAGGTTATACGTATGGAATTTCATCAAGAAATGCAGCTATGAAAAATGGTTCTTATTTTGTAATCGGAACAGATGTAAAAAAAGAAATTTATCAAGATGCTGTAAATGAAATTTATAAGGAAATTGAAAAATTAAAAAACGAACCTGTTTCAGAAGAAGAACTAGAAAATGTAAAAAATTATATGAGTGGAAATTTTCTAGGCTCGCTCTCAACAGCCTTTGCAGTAATGGATAAAATACAAGATATTCATGTTTATAATCTGGATGAAAATTATTACAATGATTATATAACTAAACTAAGAAAAGTAACAATAGAAGATGTGCAAAAAATGGCACAGAAATATTTAGTAGATTTATCAGAAGTCTGCATTGGTTAG
- the dapF gene encoding diaminopimelate epimerase, which translates to MKFYKYQGTGNDFIMIDNRDNSFSEQQKKDKDFIENLCHRRFGIGADGLILIENSTEADFTMVYFNSDGNLGSMCGNGGRCAVAFAYRLGVFQKKETTFMAFDGLHFAKVANVENEITQVELQMSDISEVEINLDSTQNFYYLNTGSPHYVTFLNEEKIQTGLENYPIVEEGKKVRYNERFKKEGTNVNFVANNANNSEKNSIFVRTYERGVEDETLSCGTGVTACALAYFLNQKLDKAESQQSDLVHVRALGGNLKVRFTYSNLSQNNNSEHNFTSIFLIGAATAVFEGII; encoded by the coding sequence ATGAAATTTTACAAATATCAAGGAACAGGAAATGATTTTATTATGATTGATAATCGTGATAATTCTTTTTCTGAACAGCAAAAAAAAGATAAAGATTTTATTGAAAATCTCTGTCATCGTCGTTTTGGGATTGGTGCTGATGGGCTTATTCTTATAGAAAATTCTACTGAAGCCGATTTTACAATGGTTTATTTCAATTCTGACGGAAATCTAGGTTCAATGTGTGGAAATGGTGGGCGTTGTGCTGTTGCTTTTGCGTACCGTTTGGGAGTTTTTCAAAAAAAAGAAACAACTTTTATGGCTTTTGATGGGCTTCATTTTGCAAAAGTAGCAAATGTTGAAAATGAAATCACTCAAGTAGAACTCCAAATGAGTGATATTTCAGAAGTAGAAATAAATCTTGATTCTACTCAAAATTTCTATTATTTGAATACTGGTTCGCCTCATTATGTTACTTTTTTGAACGAAGAAAAAATTCAAACTGGCTTAGAAAATTATCCCATTGTAGAGGAAGGGAAAAAAGTCAGATATAATGAAAGATTTAAAAAAGAAGGTACAAATGTTAATTTTGTTGCAAACAATGCAAATAATTCAGAAAAAAATAGCATTTTTGTAAGAACTTATGAACGTGGTGTAGAAGACGAAACACTTTCTTGTGGAACAGGCGTAACAGCTTGCGCTCTTGCTTATTTTTTGAATCAAAAATTGGATAAAGCTGAATCACAACAATCAGATTTAGTACATGTCCGAGCTTTAGGAGGAAATTTGAAAGTGCGTTTTACATATTCTAATTTAAGTCAGAATAACAATTCCGAACACAATTTTACAAGTATTTTTCTGATAGGAGCTGCAACAGCAGTTTTTGAAGGAATCATATAA
- a CDS encoding OmpA family protein, with protein MNLKKQSQKGNSIKLFLALGFLFAFFTGCSSVYQKAESEFDRAAYNKAITLYQSYLAKNPAKAAEVNYKIAEAYRRSNRLPMALPYYIKTTEAGTDKLTTGDRDTLRYYTAEALKVNQKYDEAKAQFEDYAKLGINQKLKTLAQSEIENLSTINQIAEANEYVTVVPCDGMNTESSDFAPTKWMNKLVFSSDRRKEATYEGTGQGFYDLYSFETENDISDTTNACIGTVRLWGGEIFNQKGTHDASATFSPDGNNVVFARSGNGDKKGESDKEVSLYTSSLNNGIWSEAKPLSYVNSTYWDGTPHISKDGKTLYFSSNRASSKGGLDIYKASFNERDKTWANVERLGDDINTEGNEMFPYIDEKGRFFFASDGQGGLGGLDIFVQEEMKNPNDTSIIKKIRNVGAPINSAGDDFGLTFTEKDDKGGYFTSKRENPVAKLDSTKIIETNDDIYRFHLDSLDIREVRYVLRGTVEGIDKVENTRDFLSGVELDLNLGNNNVVKVSTDDKGKFLFDTSLVIGKVYDIDVNAAGYLPKNDNAFSMVGRGLDKSKLTQMYTLVYFDTAFVLTKDFFVTGGGEGKDMLPPEIEILYDLNKATLTSDATEKLDNFVVFLKEYLAMYPDAKLIMGSHTDSRGSNGYNQRLSQRRANSAVNYIIAKGVAKDRIKAVGYGENRLKVKNAKTEEEHQLNRRTTVEVAK; from the coding sequence ATGAATCTCAAAAAACAATCTCAAAAAGGTAATTCTATTAAGCTATTTTTAGCCTTAGGTTTTCTTTTCGCATTTTTTACAGGCTGTTCGTCTGTTTATCAAAAGGCAGAATCTGAGTTTGATAGAGCAGCTTATAACAAAGCAATTACACTTTATCAATCTTATCTAGCCAAAAATCCAGCAAAGGCAGCCGAAGTAAATTATAAAATTGCTGAGGCTTATCGTCGTTCGAATCGTTTGCCGATGGCTCTTCCTTATTACATCAAAACAACGGAAGCAGGAACAGATAAATTAACAACAGGCGACCGTGATACACTTCGTTATTACACAGCAGAAGCCTTGAAAGTCAATCAAAAATATGATGAAGCAAAAGCTCAATTTGAAGATTATGCTAAGTTGGGAATCAATCAAAAACTCAAAACTTTAGCTCAAAGCGAGATTGAGAATTTATCAACTATTAATCAAATTGCAGAGGCAAATGAATATGTAACTGTTGTTCCTTGTGATGGAATGAATACAGAAAGTTCGGATTTTGCGCCTACAAAATGGATGAACAAACTTGTTTTTTCTTCAGATAGAAGAAAAGAAGCTACCTATGAAGGAACAGGACAGGGTTTTTATGATTTATATAGCTTTGAAACTGAAAATGATATTTCTGACACAACAAATGCTTGCATAGGAACTGTTCGCCTTTGGGGAGGAGAAATTTTTAATCAAAAAGGAACTCATGATGCTTCTGCTACTTTTTCACCTGACGGAAATAATGTAGTTTTTGCTCGTAGTGGAAATGGTGACAAAAAAGGAGAATCTGATAAAGAGGTTAGTCTTTATACCTCATCTCTAAATAATGGAATTTGGTCAGAAGCAAAACCATTGAGCTATGTAAATAGCACGTATTGGGACGGAACTCCACATATTTCCAAAGATGGCAAGACGCTTTATTTTTCTTCGAATCGTGCTTCTAGCAAAGGTGGCTTGGATATTTACAAAGCGAGTTTTAATGAAAGAGATAAAACGTGGGCAAATGTAGAGCGTTTGGGAGATGATATTAATACAGAAGGAAATGAAATGTTTCCTTACATTGATGAAAAAGGGCGTTTCTTTTTTGCTTCTGATGGGCAAGGTGGTTTAGGTGGTTTGGATATTTTTGTTCAAGAGGAAATGAAAAACCCCAATGATACATCTATAATTAAAAAAATTCGTAATGTTGGTGCGCCAATCAATAGCGCAGGCGATGATTTTGGACTTACTTTTACAGAAAAAGACGACAAAGGAGGTTATTTTACTTCAAAAAGGGAAAACCCAGTTGCTAAACTAGATAGCACAAAAATAATTGAAACTAATGATGATATTTATCGTTTTCATCTTGATTCTTTAGATATTCGTGAAGTGCGTTATGTACTTCGTGGAACAGTTGAAGGAATTGATAAGGTAGAAAACACTCGTGATTTTCTTTCAGGTGTAGAACTAGATTTGAACTTAGGAAATAATAATGTTGTAAAAGTTTCGACAGATGACAAGGGAAAATTTTTGTTTGATACTTCGCTAGTTATTGGAAAAGTATATGATATTGATGTAAATGCAGCAGGTTATTTACCAAAAAATGATAATGCATTTTCTATGGTTGGGCGTGGTTTGGATAAATCAAAACTGACTCAAATGTACACACTTGTTTATTTTGATACAGCTTTTGTTTTGACAAAAGATTTCTTTGTAACTGGAGGAGGAGAAGGAAAAGATATGTTGCCACCAGAAATTGAAATTTTGTATGATTTGAATAAAGCAACACTTACTTCTGATGCAACTGAAAAATTAGATAACTTTGTTGTTTTCTTAAAAGAATATTTAGCTATGTATCCAGATGCTAAACTTATAATGGGTTCTCATACCGATTCACGAGGCTCAAATGGGTATAATCAACGACTTTCTCAACGTCGTGCAAACTCGGCTGTAAATTATATTATTGCAAAAGGAGTCGCTAAAGATAGAATAAAAGCAGTAGGTTATGGAGAAAATCGTTTGAAGGTAAAAAATGCTAAAACAGAAGAAGAACATCAACTCAATCGCCGTACTACGGTAGAAGTAGCGAAGTAA
- a CDS encoding acyltransferase family protein, protein MKNPVIDTVKGLAIIGVLFAHMNFTGRFDDSTLEFINTIQLIFGWCVIAFFFCSGLVAKSITTQLEFKKFIKKRFQRLVIPCIIFSLTYKLLMSIIYLTGLFSWSSPLPTNFQETIYFIFYPVSPQFYFLYYLFAISICVQILELIISRFIIFWIALVGFIISCFLMDIPLQSYGPEFNLLPAYILGYVFGFAISQFNQNTKTIIIIYYSSFYSTLIFLAFFFSNNNLFFQFITLVSLWLIIEYIPVLSKIFNKTKLGKYSSSIYVWHAPLLMPFLSILFVKTLGGGGIILFPILLGTIFISIFLSKITMRYEWLRFWRF, encoded by the coding sequence ATGAAAAATCCTGTGATTGATACTGTAAAAGGTTTAGCTATTATAGGAGTTTTATTTGCTCACATGAATTTTACTGGTCGTTTTGATGATTCTACACTTGAATTTATTAATACTATACAACTAATTTTTGGATGGTGTGTCATTGCATTTTTTTTCTGTTCTGGTTTGGTAGCAAAATCTATTACTACCCAATTAGAATTTAAAAAATTTATTAAGAAACGTTTTCAAAGGTTGGTGATTCCTTGTATTATATTTAGTCTGACTTATAAATTATTGATGAGTATAATCTATCTTACAGGGCTATTTTCTTGGTCATCTCCTTTGCCTACTAATTTTCAAGAAACTATTTATTTTATTTTTTATCCTGTAAGTCCTCAATTTTATTTTTTATATTACTTATTTGCAATTTCTATTTGTGTTCAAATTTTAGAACTTATAATTAGCAGGTTTATTATATTTTGGATTGCTTTGGTTGGTTTTATTATTTCTTGTTTTTTGATGGATATTCCTTTACAAAGTTATGGGCCAGAGTTTAATTTATTACCAGCTTATATTTTGGGTTATGTTTTTGGATTTGCTATTTCACAATTCAATCAAAATACTAAAACAATTATTATTATTTATTATAGTTCTTTTTATAGTACACTCATTTTTCTAGCTTTCTTTTTTTCTAATAATAATTTATTTTTCCAATTTATTACTTTGGTTTCTTTGTGGCTTATCATTGAATACATACCAGTTTTATCAAAAATCTTTAATAAGACAAAATTAGGAAAATACTCTTCTTCTATTTATGTTTGGCATGCACCTTTGTTGATGCCGTTTTTGAGCATTCTTTTTGTCAAGACTTTAGGAGGAGGAGGTATTATTCTTTTTCCTATTTTATTGGGTACAATTTTTATTTCTATTTTTTTGAGTAAAATAACTATGCGTTATGAATGGCTTAGATTTTGGCGTTTTTGA
- a CDS encoding DMT family transporter, with protein MKNSTQNPLVVSWLLLLSLALIWGSSFILMKRGLLVFSPLEIASLRISAAFVALLPFAVFHARKIPLSKWKYLLVSGLLGNAIPALLFPLAQTQLLSSVTGVLNGLTPLFTVLVGALFFSQKLKYKQLVGLGIAFIGAALLSIAKKGGGFGDINIYVLLVVLASFCYGISLNVIKSNLAEIDSFPIASCAFLTVGIPSILFLFFGTPFLSHFQEAQEITIQTSVIPHSVLVWKSFFYIVILGVVGTAIALVIFNKVIQLNDAVFASTVTYFIPIVAIFWGVIDDEPLQSGHFIGMALIVFGVFVANRWK; from the coding sequence ATGAAAAATTCCACTCAAAATCCTCTTGTTGTGTCTTGGCTTTTGCTTCTTTCTCTTGCACTTATTTGGGGAAGTTCTTTTATTTTGATGAAACGAGGTTTGCTTGTTTTTTCTCCTTTAGAGATTGCTTCGCTGCGCATTTCGGCTGCTTTTGTTGCTTTATTACCTTTTGCTGTTTTTCATGCACGTAAAATTCCTTTATCTAAATGGAAATATTTACTTGTTTCTGGGCTTTTGGGAAATGCCATTCCTGCTTTGCTTTTTCCACTTGCTCAAACTCAGCTTTTGAGTTCGGTTACTGGAGTTTTGAATGGGCTTACACCACTTTTTACTGTTTTAGTAGGCGCACTTTTTTTTAGTCAAAAATTAAAGTACAAACAATTAGTAGGTTTAGGAATTGCCTTTATTGGTGCTGCACTTTTGAGTATTGCCAAAAAAGGAGGAGGTTTTGGAGATATAAATATTTATGTTTTATTGGTTGTTTTGGCTTCTTTTTGTTATGGAATTAGTCTAAATGTCATCAAAAGTAATCTTGCAGAAATTGACTCTTTTCCCATTGCCTCATGTGCTTTTCTTACTGTTGGTATTCCTTCTATTTTGTTTTTATTTTTTGGAACACCTTTTCTCTCTCATTTTCAAGAAGCGCAAGAAATTACTATCCAAACTTCAGTTATTCCTCATAGTGTTTTAGTTTGGAAATCCTTTTTTTATATTGTCATTTTGGGCGTTGTCGGAACAGCAATTGCTTTAGTTATTTTTAATAAAGTAATTCAATTAAATGATGCCGTTTTTGCTAGTACAGTAACTTATTTTATTCCAATTGTAGCTATTTTTTGGGGTGTTATAGATGACGAACCTTTGCAAAGTGGACATTTTATTGGAATGGCTTTGATTGTTTTTGGTGTTTTTGTGGCAAATCGTTGGAAATAG
- a CDS encoding ParA family protein, with the protein MGLTSAIGRETRLKKLLKVASLGYDYILIDMPPSLGLMQINGLNAANEIVIVCQSQPKSANGLGVLLSSIECVHEHLNAELEIKGVLITLYEKNTLSLVAYFFCKDIVCEYINNGKSSF; encoded by the coding sequence TTGGGTTTGACGAGTGCAATAGGTAGAGAAACACGACTAAAAAAGTTACTCAAAGTAGCTAGTTTGGGTTATGATTATATTTTGATAGATATGCCTCCTAGTTTGGGGTTGATGCAAATCAATGGACTGAATGCAGCCAATGAAATAGTCATTGTGTGTCAGTCGCAGCCAAAAAGTGCAAACGGTTTGGGAGTGTTACTTTCTAGTATTGAGTGTGTGCATGAGCATCTCAATGCTGAATTAGAAATAAAAGGAGTGTTGATTACACTTTATGAAAAAAATACGCTGTCTTTGGTTGCTTATTTTTTTTGTAAAGATATTGTTTGTGAGTACATAAACAACGGCAAGAGTAGTTTCTAA
- a CDS encoding ParA family protein translates to MTKIIAFTNQTGGVGKSTSAVNIAAFLSKKYKVLVVDADGQQTATMNLGINSYQLDFSVYHALVQPEKYPFKKVMVHTEYGVDLLPATEDLYMIGFDECNR, encoded by the coding sequence ATGACTAAAATCATTGCCTTTACAAATCAAACTGGAGGCGTAGGCAAAAGTACAAGCGCAGTAAACATTGCTGCTTTTTTGTCAAAAAAATATAAGGTATTGGTAGTAGATGCTGACGGACAGCAGACGGCTACTATGAATTTGGGTATCAATTCCTATCAATTAGACTTTTCGGTCTATCACGCACTTGTACAACCTGAAAAATATCCCTTCAAAAAAGTAATGGTTCATACAGAATACGGAGTAGATTTACTTCCTGCTACCGAAGATTTGTATATGATTGGGTTTGACGAGTGCAATAGGTAG